In one Thermodesulfovibrionales bacterium genomic region, the following are encoded:
- a CDS encoding ATP synthase F0 subunit B encodes MKTQMADGQESPAHPCPRSSRTPLVTIRSLLLACCILSLGCASLAFGAEEAAHGGAWKEWLWKILNFAILVFILVKFLNKPLREFLRGRTELIEKTLKEARDAKALAEKALAEVEERLKLKDREIEEIIARAERSAKAEHDLLVQNGEQMKEKILEQARNNIDYELRLAKETIKAEAVGIAMELAEKKLKERLTKEQQVKLVEESLERMETKR; translated from the coding sequence ATGAAGACCCAAATGGCCGATGGTCAGGAATCGCCCGCCCATCCCTGCCCCCGCTCTTCACGGACACCCCTCGTGACCATTCGCTCGCTCCTCCTCGCATGCTGCATCCTGTCCCTCGGATGCGCGTCACTCGCCTTCGGGGCCGAAGAAGCGGCACACGGCGGAGCGTGGAAGGAATGGCTCTGGAAGATACTCAACTTTGCCATCCTCGTCTTCATTCTCGTAAAGTTTTTGAACAAGCCTCTTCGGGAATTCCTGCGAGGGAGGACGGAACTCATCGAAAAGACCCTCAAGGAAGCGAGGGATGCAAAGGCGCTCGCTGAAAAGGCCCTCGCCGAAGTCGAAGAAAGGTTGAAACTCAAGGATCGGGAGATAGAGGAGATCATCGCACGCGCCGAGCGTTCGGCGAAGGCCGAGCATGACCTTCTCGTTCAGAACGGGGAACAGATGAAAGAGAAGATCCTTGAGCAGGCGCGAAATAATATCGATTATGAATTGAGGCTCGCGAAAGAAACGATAAAGGCAGAGGCTGTCGGGATCGCTATGGAACTGGCAGAGAAGAAACTGAAGGAGAGGCTCACGAAAGAGCAGCAAGTGAAGCTCGTCGAAGAGTCACTCGAGAGAATGGAGACGAAGCGTTGA